The genomic stretch TCATATTTGGCAACAATGACCAACTTTTCTAGAACTGTTGCATTCTCTAGCAAATATTTTACCAATCGAAGTACAAGATCATTTCCAATTAGTTTTCCATGAAAGTTAATGATCTTGATGGTCTTTAGGTGTAGCAATGAGCAATTTTTATGTGCCTCAAATCTCCTGCTCTGTTCAACCTCTCTTGTGTAACTTAAGAGCTGGTCCTGCAGGAAAAATCCGCCATATTAACCAGTTATTCTCCTAAGATGGAAGTAGAAAGTCAAGGAGTTAATTATGGATAGAATTAAAAAGGAGATGAATTTTCAGATTTAAGGAGCATGTCAAGTGCTTAGCAAATGTTACAAAGTGCTACATGCAAACAACAAATGGAATGTTTGAAAGCATCATTGAAGCTGATCTTTCATCTCCTCACGTGAAGGTGACTACTACTACTACCCCTTGTTAAACATCTTTATCTACAACTACAACAAAGTTGACTGTAGAACGGGATGACTCGGAGAACTGATCGTAATAAGATGAAGTTTCTGCCAAAGTACTATTTCCTTGAGGAAAATAAATTGAGAGCAGATTTAGCAAAGAGAAATGATCAACTTTTAAGATTAAAAGCAGATCAGGACCTCCTTGCAAAGTAGCATTAAAACCCTCAAATACTATTATTTTCACAGATTGGAGAACCCTCCAATACAAAAACACACTTTTTGCTTACTCATTAGAGGCTTATCTCCTACAGTTTTGTCACAGTTGGAGAATACTCAATCTTCTCTTTACTTGAGGATTGAACCGGTTCAATTCTTACATTTTTTTGAAGAGTTAAGGCATTcaagccccccccccccaaccttTTATTATCATTTATGAAATATACCACCAAGGTGGATCAAATTTTTATAACAAATATTTAGTGATCTTTTTCTCTTAAGTACTTTAGATAAGAAATATATTGATACATATTGCCTTCTTCTACCATTAATAGTTGCTTGATAAACATGAAATAACAAGAATAAAGGTCTAAAAGGAACTTACTATTGGATTGTGATTGTTCCAGTCAATGACCAATGTCTCAAGATCCGATGAACTCTGCAGAAAGCTGTAAATTCCAGCGAAGTCCAAGTGTTTTAATGCTGCGTTAAGTTTTAAGAATTTGCAGCTTGATGGTGGAGACCGCCACCCTCTCAACTCCAGTATGGGAAAGCACTTATAAACCAAATACATAAACCAGAATATGTCAAACAAAGGAATATGACTCACCAAATAAATGACATGAAAATTGTTAAATGATTTGAAAAACAGCTTGGATTATATGACAGTGTTTTGCCACAAGCCACATCAAAGTGTTCAATGTTGGTTGGAAATCTAATTTGATTTTTAATCACTTTGAGAAACCGATTTTAAATCAATCGGAATTTTAAATATTTCTGTCCATTGCAAACTCTTTATTCTCACAGTTCATCATTAAATTTTTTTCGTTCAATAGCCAGTGTCCAACCAAATTGACAATGAGAATGTTATTCTTCAGTAGTTACAAACTTAGTTATCAGATTATCCTACGTAGTGGAACTGTTCATGTTACAAACTGATAAATTAATAGCAAATAAAGGTcgcaaaatgaaaaaagaaatatGAATAATCAAAGACTCAAGAGTATGAATAAACCTCGATGCACAAGGGACCCAATTCAAGATTCTTGACATGGCCAACGCTGAGAAGAAGTTCCTCCAAATATCTAAACTCCTCCTCCAAtttctcttcttcatcttcaaaTTCAATAAAATCAACATTAAAATGAAGGACTGCAGTGGCAAGTGAAGCCACATTGCTCTGCTGCAAGCGTATCTCATTGTATAAGAACCCCGAAAGTACCAAATTTTGAATATACGGGGCGAATATTTCGAGCGGATGGGTATCTTCGTCATGCCATTGGCAATAACAAtcaatttcatcatttaataTGATCAATTTTCTCAGCTTCACAGAGCTGATTTCCAAACGACTAATGCCCAAAACACTATCCAGTTCCAAGCTCTCCAAGTTAGGGCAACCGGACAATATCTTCTCCAACATATTATCCGTCAATTTCAGGTGACCAATTGAAAGAGAAACGAGACTGGTCCAGGTCACACTACCAGAAGGGTTTATCTGGCAGCTGCCTAAAACCAAATTCCTCAACAACGTATTTTTAAACGTAAATTGGGGAAACTTATACGCGCAATCTGGAAAATTGATAATACAAAATTTAAGTGTAAACTCTTCAACATTAGCAACTTTCATTGCAAAGTGTACCCAAAAATCATAATCTTTAACAAGATACTCTTTGTATTTAACAGGAAAAACCCTAAATGCTTTGATTTTCTCACAAGACCTCCAATAATGAAGCTCTCTATTGATGGAAGCTACGAAAGCAAGAATTTTCTTTTTGGTTCGTTCGTCATAGGAGTAATCGAGGACCCCGAAATTGAGTGAAACTGCAACGGACTTCCAAAGAAACCGCCATCGCTGAGATAATACGCTGGTTCTCACAACTTCTTTTCCCTCCGGCAATATAGAAAGAATGTATAGTATAATTGCATCGGGCAAATCACCGAGTCGGTCTCGATCTCCTCTCGCCATGATTTTCCTCTGCATTTCCATGGAG from Nicotiana sylvestris chromosome 12, ASM39365v2, whole genome shotgun sequence encodes the following:
- the LOC104242440 gene encoding F-box protein At5g03100-like, producing the protein MEMQRKIMARGDRDRLGDLPDAIILYILSILPEGKEVVRTSVLSQRWRFLWKSVAVSLNFGVLDYSYDERTKKKILAFVASINRELHYWRSCEKIKAFRVFPVKYKEYLVKDYDFWVHFAMKVANVEEFTLKFCIINFPDCAYKFPQFTFKNTLLRNLVLGSCQINPSGSVTWTSLVSLSIGHLKLTDNMLEKILSGCPNLESLELDSVLGISRLEISSVKLRKLIILNDEIDCYCQWHDEDTHPLEIFAPYIQNLVLSGFLYNEIRLQQSNVASLATAVLHFNVDFIEFEDEEEKLEEEFRYLEELLLSVGHVKNLELGPLCIECFPILELRGWRSPPSSCKFLKLNAALKHLDFAGIYSFLQSSSDLETLVIDWNNHNPIDQLLSYTREVEQSRRFEAHKNCSLLHLKTIKIINFHGKLIGNDLVLRLVKYLLENATVLEKLVIVAKYEGSDVPRDYVEVEQEFLSFPRSSLHASVVFCY